The Actinomyces wuliandei genome contains the following window.
GCCCACAGAGGTGGCGGTGCAGGCTGCGAAGGCTGTAAAGGCTGTAAAGACGGTGAGGATGGCGAGGAAGAGGGCGCGGCGTCGGGACTGGTCATGGTGACCAGTCTGGCACCACAGGCGTCAGCAGCCTGCCTCCTGCGCAGGTCCAGACCGGTCTAGAGAGTGGTAGAGATAGAGGCCATGAGCACTCTCCCACCCCGCCCGTCACCGCCCTCCTCCACCAACCTGCCGGCATGTCCTCCTTCTGACCTGCCCCGGGTCCCTGCGGCTGCGACCACCAGCGTGCGCACCGTCATGCTTGACGCCGACGGCGTCCTACAACTGATTGGCACCCCGTGGAAACAGGCGCTGCGCGACGCCGGCGGCGCGGAGTTCGCCCACGCGCTGCTGGCTGAGGAGTGGGACGCGCTGTGCGGCAGGGAGAGCCTCACCACGCTCCTGGAACGCCTGGTCGCACGGCTGCGCCTGGCAGCCACCGTTGAGAGCCTTCTGGCGCTGTGGTACCAGGCCGTACCCGACCCGGGCGCCTGGCAGCTGGTGGCCGAGCTGCGCGGCGCAGGCTACACCACTGTCCTGGCCACGAACCAGCAGCACGAGCGTCGGCAGTGGATGCGCGAGACCCTGGGCTACCGGGGGCGAGTGGATATTGAGGGCTACTCCTGCACTCTGGGGGTAGCCAAGCCGCGGCCCGAGTACTTCACCCGGCTCCTGGAGGAGTCGGGCAGCGAGCCGGGACAGGCTCTGTTTGTGGACGACAACGCGGACAACGTCGCCACCGCCCGGGCACTGGGAATCCATACCGTCCACCATCGCGCCGACTCTGGCGGTCAGGTGCTGCGCCAGGAGGTGGTCGCCGCCCTGACCAGCGGCTCCTGACACTGGCGGCCACTGACGGCACAGCGACTGGTACGGGCTGCTGCATGATGCGGCATGCGGTGCTGACGGCCTGGCACCCTGCGACGACACGCTCAGACCCGCCCACACTACTGCCTCACGCGTCTCCTCCCTGAGGCCTGCTGCTCCTTAGTGCCTCCTCCCGAGGAAGGAGACACAAGCGGTATCTTTCTCCTCCTTCAGGGGCTTGTCAGCCGCCTCAGCACTGACAAGACTGCCTCCTAGGTCCTCCGGGCAGGGAGGCCTGAGGCGGTCCGGTCAGGCCTGGAGCGGACCGGTACGGGAGCAGGAAGGACAACCATGACCACGACGAACAGGGCGACGTCAACGGCCTGGCTCAACGGCTCCGGGCAGGTCCGCCTCCACACCCCCTCCGCCCCTGCCGCGCGCAGAGCCCCGGACCACTTCCTGGGCCTTGTCTCAGCCATCCACCGCTCCCTGCCCAGCCTCCTGCGCAGGCGGGTGCCAGTCTCCTTCATCGGCTACGCCCTGATCAACGGCTCCGGCTTCTTCCTCGACATCGCCTGCCTGTGGTTCCTCTACGAGAGGCTCCACTGGTTCTACCCCCTGGCCGTCACCGTCGGCTACGCAATCGCCGGCACCTACTCCCTGCTGCTCAACCGCTGGCTCAACTTCCGGTCCCACGGACACCTGGTCACCCAAGGCACACGCTACGCCATGGGACTGATCAGCCAGTACGTGATCTTTATCCTAGGCCTGTCCTCGCTGCTGCACTGGATGGGCATGGGGGCCGAGCTGGCCCGGGTCCTGTCAGCGTGCTGCGAGGGAGTCTTCCTGTACATCGTGACCCGCCTGTGGGTGTTCCGCGACTCGCCCGAGCCTGAGCCGGCCACGAACTGAGACACGCTGCGGCACACCGACGCACCATTCTGCCCCTGTCCTGCTGTCGGCCCGGCCACATCAGCCCACGTGCTCCGCCGGTCCTCACCACCCCTGCCAACCCCATTCCGAGGGCCAGCGTACTTGCGTACTTGGTAGCTCACCAGAAGGCTCGGGCCGTCTCCGTAGGACCACCCAGCTCGGTCAGTCCGGCATCAAGGACGCTGACAGGCCGCTGGCCACCAGCCCACTCCTGCGGCTCAGGCAGGAGGACACGGACCCGGTAGCCGTCACGCGCCCAGGCCTGCCTCAGTCCCGGGGGCATCTGCGCGCTCTCCCAGGCGAGCTGGGCAGCGTGGGCGCACTGGGCCGCCAGCTTGCCTGAGGTCATCTGGTGCAGCGGCGTGACCTCGATGGAGACCAGGGCACCGGCCGAGGCGGACTCCTCCCCCAGCCGTACCTCCTCGCCAGCCTGGGGGCAGCGGCGGACCCGCTCGGTTATCGCCGCCGGCTCAGGCGGCAGCCGTGCGCCAGTAGGAAAGTGGGTCCCCTCGACCTGGGTCCCGGCCAGGGGCTCGGGCAGGGGACGCACCGGTCCTGGCACGAAGGCGCGAGCAGCCGCCTGGCCCCACCCGGGCGGTCCGTCCTGGGTGACGGTGACGCCGGGAAGCTCCTGGACGTCCCGCCACCGCCTGCCACGCGCCCGGCGCACCAGCTTGCGGATCTGCACACGACGCCAGCGGGCGACCGCCTTGTGCCAGGAGCCGCCGGGGGCAGACTCCGGCTCCGCCAAAAGAGCCACGACAGCCCGGGCGACGACCTCGGCCACGTCCACCTGCCGAGGCGGGACCACCTTGTCGTAGCGCACCGCCACCTGCATGGCCCAGGGAGGGTCCTGCCCCCGACGTTGCGACGCAGCATCCACCAGACCGGGCTCCTCCTCGTGCCCCCTCGACTCCCGGCGTCCGCTCACACCGAAGGCACCGGCTCCAGGAGCAGCGGGCTCGTCCTGTCGTGGGTGAGGATGGTCAGGGGCGGGCACGCCGCCAGTCTAGACCAGGCTGCGTGCCCGGCGGGCTCGGCAGGGTCGGAGACCAGGATCCGCCCGCAGACGCAGGAGACAGGACCAGATCGTTCTTCGGCATGAGCACCCCCTTGCCTCAGTAGCCGTAGATTGACGCTCATGAGTCAACCACCGTCTACCCCGGCTGCAGTCCCTGCCACACCTGGGAGCAGCCCAGCCCCCCGGGACCCGCAGCGGCCCAGGATCTTTAACGGCTCCACCATCCACGGGCTGCGCGGGACCTCCCGGCTGCGCCATCCTGTGGAGATCCCGCTGCTCATAGTCTGCATCCTGTTCACTGTGGTCGTCTACGTCCTGTGGATCGCCCTCATAGTCTGGCTGGCCCTGGTTCCTGAGCCGACCGGTGTCGGCGCCGAACTGCGTGACCTCATCCTGGAAGGTCCCGACAACAGCGTCACCCAGCTGCTGCTGGCAGCCCCCGCCCTCCCGCTCATCCTCTGGGTGGCGCGTGCGCTCATGTACGCCCAGATGCGCGCGTACTCCGTCCAGATGAGCCCCACCCAGTTCCCCGAGGGCTACCGGATGGTGGTCGAGGCCGCCCAGCACTTTGGCCTGCGCCGCGTGCCCGACGCCTACGTGGTCCTGGGCAACGGGGTCATCAACGCCTTCGCCGCCGGGCACGGGTTCCGCCGCTTCATCGTGGTCCACTCCGACCTGTTCGAGGTCGGGGGCTCCGCACGCGACCCCGAGGCCCTGCGCTTCATCATCTCCCACGAGGTGGGCCACCATGCCGCCGGGCACACCTCACTATGGCGTGTCGTCATCATGAACCTCGTGGGCAACGTCCCCCTGCTGGGACCAGCGCTGTCACGGACGCAGGAGTACACCGCCGACAACCACGGCTACGCCATCGCCCCCCAGGGGACGGCCGGCGCCATGGGGCTGCTCACCGCGGGCAAGTACCTCGGCGCACAGGTCAACACGCACGCGCTGGCAGACCGGGCCACCCGGGAGAAAGGCCTGTGGCTCCACCTGGTCAACTGGGGCGCGACACATCCGGTCAACACCTGGCGCGCCCACGCCCTGCGCGACCGCAGCCGCCCGGGACGCATCATGATCCGCCCCAAGGAGTCCACAGCCTGGTTCCCGCCCACCCACCCCGCGGGCAGCGACTGGAGCGACATCTGGCCCACCCCGGCCCAGGTCCTGGAGCGCCTGGACTCCACCCGCCCCCTGGTCCCCGCTGAGGAGCAGTTCGGCCGCTATCCCGGAGTCACCTACCAGGTACCCCGCGACCAGCTCCGCTGGGCGAGCCCGGTCCCCGTCCCGACAGCGCCCTCCGGGTTCCAGCCCTCAGGCTACGGCTTCCACGGAGACACCGCCTCAGGGGCACAGGCCTCGGGAGGCGCTGCGCCCTCACAGGGCACCACGGCGGCCCCTGACAGCAGGACCGAGCCCGGCAGGAGCCCGGGCGGCGTCCAGCCCGGTCCGGACGGCTCCACCTGACCCACCTGACCAGGCCGGGCCACCTGGACCACACACCGGTGCCACGTGGCCCACGCGGGCCAGACAACGGGCTGGGGCCTGCCCTGTCATCAGGGCAGGCCCCAGCCCGTCACCACTCACCTCACACCTACCGGAACGGCGAGCCAGGACCAGGCAGGAAAAGAGAGGCAAAGAGAAGCGGGGACATCAGGAACTGACGGCCTGCACCGTCGTCCTCAGCCGCTCCAGGTGGTCACGCAGGCCAGAGGAGTCGGCAGGGACCTCCACACGCTGGCACCGTGCGGCAGCCTCATCCAGCTCAGCCAGACGCCGCCCCACGGACTCCACCGCCTGCGAGGCGGCCTCGGACAGTGCCGTGGCCTTCTCAGGCAGGTCAGGGTCCCGGGAGGAGGCAGAGCCGGTCCACAGCATGAGGAGCTGGTGAGGAATAGCCATCATCCGGCTCACCTCACCGATGTAGGAGGCTACCTGCTCTGCCAGGACACGGTGCTCCTGCGCCTGCTGCTCCATCTCGGTCAGCCCCTGCGCCAGGGACTCGATAAGGTCGGGGACGCCCTGGGAGGAGGCCTGCGTGTCTCCCACGCCGTCGATGATCTCCACAACGAACATCAAGGTGATGGTGGCGTGAAGACGGGCCAACGCAACGCGGAAGCGCGTGCGCGCACTGTTCGTGTCCAGCCGGGCCAGGCTGTCTGCCAGGCGCTCCGCCACAGGGCCGACGATCCCCTGCATCTGGACCCACAGGTCGAGCAGGTCCGCCAGAGGCCTGACCCTGGGGTCGCTGCGGTCCAGCCCGGAGACGGCACGCTCAGTGAGGAGCGGGTCCTCCAGGGTCTCGCGCAGCCCCTGGCCTGCCACCCTCAGCACGCTCGACAGCTTGGCAAGCTCGTCCTGGCCCCCCATCCACGCGTCGAGCCCGGCTGTCACGGCCGTGACGGCCTCAAGCATCGTTCCCAGCTCGCCGTCAGTGCCAGGGCGCTGCGGAAGACCTGCGGACAGCTTCTCACGACGCGCCACCTCTGCGGGCAGAGCGGTGTTCTGGAAGTCCTCGTAGGAGGGTATCCCGACCTGCTTCAGGAGGTCGCCGATGCGCTGGGCACCCTTCTGGGCGGCGAGGCGGCGGCTGTCCCCCTGGGCGAGGGCCTGGTCCTCCACCCGCCTGGCTTCACGGTAGACGGCACAGGCAGTCTCGAAGAGGTCGGTGCACACTGGACGGGTCCGCACAGACAGGTAGCCGCCGTCGGGAAGCGGGGTCACCGTGGCGAAGACGTCGTACTCGCTGCCGTCCGCCGCGAGGTTGCGCACGTAGGCGGCAAAGGGGCGCCCTTCCTTGAGCGCGTCCCACATCTCTCGGAACGCCCCTCCGGGCATCTCCGGGTGGCGGACGATGTTGTGCGGGGCGCCGGAGAGCTCCTCGCGCGTGTACCGGGACAGCTCGATGAACACGTTGTTCGAGTGCCGGATGAGCCCACGGGAGTCCGTGGTGGAGAAGAACAGCTGGTCCACCCCCACCTCATGGGTGGCTCCGGTGATGTTGACCTCGACCTCGTGCACGACGCTCACGCTCCTCAGGAGTGGGGCAGCACGACGAGCACGACATGGTCGACCACGACACACACGACATAACTGACGTCAAGCAGGTCTGCGGCTGCCCGCACGTGCCAGCACAGGACCCGTGTCCCACGCAGCGTGTAGCGTAGGGCACGGGCCTGCTGCGGCAGGGCACGAATGGCTCCCGTTCCGCTACCCGCGTTCCAGGTTGTCACGAACCAATAACGGGATTATATTTCCCCGTTTCGGCACCAGCGCTCAGGCCTGGGCTCCAGCCACGACCCCCACCATGGTCAGGGCCGCTGCGGCCGCCTCGTAGCCCTTGTCCTCACGCGATCCGGGCAGTCCCGCACGGTCCAGGCCCTGCTCCTGCGTGTCACAGGTGAGCACCCCGAAGCCGACCGGTGTGCGCTCGTCGAGAGCCACCCTCGTCAGCCCCTGGACCGCAGCCTGGCAGACGTAGTCAAAGTGCGGGGTACCACCACGCACCACCACTCCCAGCGCCACCACCGCGTCACTGGTGGCGCAGGCCGCCTGAGCGGCTACGGGCAGCTCAAAGGTCCCGGGAACCCGCACCACCCGCGCCACGGCGCCCGCGTCAGCCACCGCCCGCAGCGCCCCCTCAAGGAGACCACTCATGATCGTGTCGTGCCAGCTCGCCGCCACAACCGTCACGACGACGGGTGAGCCGTCGTCGTGTCTTCCGCAGCCCACGTCCAGCCTGGTACCAGGCGCCCCGGATCCTGCCATTGCCGCTCCTTAGTCTCGCTGTCTCGCTAGGTCCCGCTTGTCGTTACCCGCCCCGCCGCCAACCTGGCGTCGTCCGCCTGCTGCGCCCCTACCGACGGTCGCGCCGCCCCGCTGTCCCACTACCCGATCATGCCACCTGCTGAGCCCCGGTCCAGGTGGGTCAGGTGGTGGTGCATACGGTCACGCTTGGTGCGCAGGTAGCGCAGCGACTCGGGATGGACTCCTACCTCGATCGGCTCACGGCCCACCACCTCGATCCCCTCGGCCTCCAGAGCTGAGACCTTGGACGGATTGTTGGTGAGCAGGCGCACACGAGTCAGCCCCAGCGACCGCAGGATGTCGGCTGCCGTGCCGTAGGTCCGCGCGTCCACCGGAAGCCCCAGGGTCTCGTTCGCCTCCACCGTGTCCGCACCGTTGTCCTGCTCGTGGTAGGCCCGCATCTTGTTGACCAGGCCGATCCCCCGTCCCTCGTGGTCACGCAGGTAGATCACCGCGCCGCCCTGGTCGTGGACCATCTCCAGGGCGCGGTCCAGCTGGCGGCCGCAGTCACAGCGGCGGGAGCCCATGACGTCCCCGGTCAGGCACTCCGAGTGCACGCGTACCAGCGGCACCGAGCCCGGCTCCGTCACGGGCGCGGTCAGGCTGAGGTGCTCCGAGGAGCCGGCTCCCCAGGCGACTGCGGTGAAGACACCGCGCTCTGTCGGCAGGCTGACAGCGGGCGCCGCGACAGGGTGCCCGCCCCGGCCGCCCGAGGTCTGGGCACCAGTCACCGCCTCCCCTGCGTCCCCCACAGCCCTGCGGTACTCCTGGAGACGGGCGATGGAGACCACGGTGAGGTCGTGCTCGTCCGCAAAGGCCCGCAGGGCCGCAGCGCGCATAAGAGAGCCGTCGTCGTGGACAAGCTCACCGATGGCTGCGACCTCCTCCAACCCCGCCAGGCGGCACAGGTCCACAGCGGCCTCGGTGTGCCCGGCACGCTCCAGGACGCCGCCAGCCCGTGCGACAAGAGGCAGGACGTGGCCGGGCCTGATGAGGGCCTCCGGCCCCGTCCGGGTGTCCAGCAGGGCACGTACCGTCAGGCACCGGTCGTGGGCGCTGATACCGGTGGTCGTACCGGTCCGCGCGTCACAGCTGACGGTGTAGGCGGTGCCGCGAGGGTCCTCGCCGTCCTCGACCATGACGGGAAGCCGCATCGCCCTGGCCCGCTCGGCGGTCAGCGGAGCGCAGATGAGTCCCGAGGTGTAGCGCACGAGCATGCCCATGGTCTCAGGGGTCGCCCGCTGGGCGGCAAGGACGAGGTCACCCTCGTTCTCACGGGCCTCATCATCGACGACGACGACGGGCCGTCCCTGGGACAGGTGCGACAGAGCCCGCTCCACGTCACCCTCCACGCCACCGAGGTCCTGCCACCCACCGCGCTCCCGGCCGGGCTCGCTACCAGACTTCCTACCGGGCTCCCCACTCACTGCTGCTCCCCCTGCACCTGGAGCATCCGCTGAAGGTACTTGGCCAGGACATCGGTCTCGATATTGACGCGGTCACCGGCCTGGAGGCTGCCCAGGCGGGTGGCCTCCAGGGTCGCTGGCACCAGGCCGACCTCGAACCACGGCTGCTGGGCACCTGCGGGACTGACGGCGGTCACCGTCAGAGAGACGCCGTCAACGGCGACAGCCCCCTTCTCCGCCACCTGGTCCTCAATCCGGGCGGGCATGCTCACACGCAGCCGCGTCCACGCCCCCTGCGGGACGACCTCCGCCACCGCCCCCGTGGCGTCGACGTGCCCCTGGACCACGTGCCCGTCAAGACGCGCCCCAGCAGGCAGGCACCGCTCCAGGTTGACGGCGTCGCCCGGACGCAGCGTCCCCAGGGTGGTACGCACCAGGGTCTCCTCCACCAGGTCGGCGCAGAAGACGTCGGCACGACCGGTGGGCGGTACCTGGTCGGCGTCGACCAGGGCGGTCAGGCACGCGCCGTTGACGGCCAGGGACCCCCCAGCCTCCAGGTCGGCCGCTAGTCCGTGGGTGTCGATGACAAGACGGGTCACCCCCGGCGCGTGGTCGGGGACGAGGTCCAGGACAGTCCCCTGGCCCGTCACGATTCCTGTGAACACGAGGTTCTCCCTCCTTGGCTCGTTGATCTCGGACTCTCATGCTGCCGGACCGCACGCGACCCGTCCCGCTCCCCGTGCGGCGCGCGCCGGCAGGAGGCTCGCCTGGCACGCCGAGGAAGCGGCTAGGCGGGCACGGACGGGGCGGCAGGGGCAGGCGGGACCCTCTCGACCGGGGAGAGCTCCAGGAGCACGTCATCCCCGAGCCTCACGGGGTCGCGGTCGGGCTCCAGCCGCCGCGCCTGGGTCAGTGTCGTGACGCCGAGGTCCGCGACAGCGGCCTTGCCCGCACCCAGGAGCAGCGGCGCCTGGTAGACGACGAGGGAGTCAACCAGGTCCTGGGCAAGGAAGGCCGTGGTCACGCGGGCACCACCCTCCACCAGCAGGTGATGCACACCCTGACCGGCCAGGTAGGCGAGGGCCTCATGGGGATCGCGGGTCCTCAGGTGGCACCACCGGCCTGAGCGCAGGGCGGCGTCAGGAGGCACCTCGGTGGCACCCATGACGACCCTCAGCGGCTGGTCCGGCAGGTCGCGCCCCTGGGGGTCCCGGGCGCTCAGGCGAGGATCGTCAGCCAGCAGCGTGCCGGTACCGACGAGGACGGCGTCGCAGCGGGAACGTAGGAGGTGGGCGTGAGCGCGGGCCTGGGTGCCCGTGATCCACTGGGAGGTGGCGTCGGTCGCCGCCGTGCGTCCGTCAAGGGTCTGGGCGATCTTGGCCGTGACGAACGGGCGGTCCTGCGCCACTGCGCGCAGCCACCGGTGGTTGAGGCTGGCCGCCTCCCGGGCGAGCAGTCCGCCCACGACACGGACCCCGCAGCGGCGCAGGGCCTGGGCACCTCCACGGGCCTGCGGGCTGGGGTCCTCGGCGGCAAAGACGACCCGGGGCACCCCCGCCTCCAGGAGAGCCTGCGTGCACGGCCCGGTACGGCCATGGTGGTGGCAGGGCTCAAGAGTGACGACGACGGTGGCACGGCTGAGGTCGGTACCTGCCCGACGGGCCCGGGCCAGCACCTCTATCTCGGCGTGGGGCGCCCCGGCACCACGGTGCCACCCGACGGCCGTCACGCGGCCCTCGTCAAGGACGGCCGCCCCGACCAGGGGGTTCGCACCGCGCTGACCGGAGCGAGCGGCGTCCAGGGCGGCCCGCATGGCCTCCTCCTCAGCAGGTGTCCACGCAGCCTGTGAGGAGGACGAGGTCATCGGTACGTCCATGATCTCCCTTACCGCAGTGGCCGGTCCGAGGAGACAGGAGGACACGACGGCGGCCGCCCGAGCCTGGCACCGGCACCAGCAGGCACCCCGTCAGGTGGCCCATCCGGGCACACCCACCAGGACCACCTGGCGCCAGGGCGCACTCCCCGGCCCCATCATGCTCCTCCCATCCAGACTGTGACTGTCGGTCCTGGAGTCTCACCAGATCATCCGACGTGACTACTCGACGTCGGGTCGCGGACTATGACCGCCGGTACGGAGCTGCACCGTCCCCGGAACATAACGGCCCTAGTATGGCACGGCCCCCAGGGCTGTTAATGTAACATACACCACACAGGGGTCGCCTCAGAGGCTGGCCCGAGCCTGGTTCAGACGGCCTCGGCCCGTTCCTGCTCAAGATCCTGTCCACCCCGGGCACCGCGCCGCCTCAGGGTCATGCGCGCGGAGTCGACGAGGAGGACAAAGCCAGCCCCCATCTGAATGCAGTCCTTGATCACCAGCCGCCCTCGCCCCGACAGGTAGGGGAAGCCGAGGTCGGAGTCCGCCAGGCCCTCAGCGGGAGCCGACACCCAGGTCTCCGGGGTGGTGACAATAAAGGACAGGGTGATGACGGAGAACCCGATGACACCAAGCGCACCGAGCATCCCCAGCTCTGGCCGGACCCAGTGCGCCGCGACAAGCAGCCCGATGGCGACGATCGTGACACCAATAAAGACTGAGACCGGGTAAGTTGAGTTGGCCTCGTGCCAGGCACGGTTGGCCTCGTTGAGGACGCCCTCGGCATTCATGTGCGGCTTGTACCCCTCAGGGTCACCGATCATCCACCGCATAAAGGGGGAGTTGGCGATAAAGGGAATGATGCCGTCAGCCTCGTACCTGAACCACTTCAGGCCACCGATCCACACGAAGACGATGACGACGCCGACACGCAGCAGCGTCACGGACAGGCGCTCCAGGGAGGCGAATCGGCGCGCGGCCGAGTCGATGAGACTGGGACCAGCGGCAGTACTAGTGGTCATCAAGCAGCTCTTTCTGTCGTCGAAATGTCTCGCAAAAGACTCGGGATCACCCACAAGCACCCAAGCCCGTGAGCGCCCCCTCAATGCTAGGGTGGGCGACCATGTAACGCTCACCTGGAACAGGTGGGGGCGGACACGGCGCAAACATTTTCCGGCCACCCTTGTTCGTTGGCACACATTTCCCGCTGTCACATCCGCAAAACATTCCTCGGAAACGCCCGGCATTAGGCGCAAAGAAGCACCCTCTGCACAAAAGTTCAGTCAGCCACCACGTCAGCGGAAACATGACCACACCAGCACTCTCCGCGCACCCTGGCCGAGATCCGCGCCCCGGCCGAGATCACCCTCTCACCGCTCGCGCGCTCCCCGCCCACCACGCAGGAGCCAGCAGCCACACGCCCCAACCAGTAGTAGCGTTGCGACCCGGGTCCCGGCACGACCGGGGCGCCGCCCAGGACCACCAACCTCCACAAGGAGCCCCCGTGCCCAGCCATCCGCCCAGCCACGCCGCGGCCCCCGCACCTCCTGCTGGCCCCGTCCCCCAGCGCCCGACCTCCCTGGTCGGCAACCTCCTGCGCGGAGCCCTCATCGGCACCGCAGAGACTGTCCCCGGAGTCTCCGGTGGGACCGTCGCCCTTGTCGTCGGCATCTACTCCGAGCTGATCGGCTCCGCCTCCAAACTGGTCTCCGCCCTGCGGGTCCTGGTGACCGGGCCGCAGCGCAGCGCACGCGCGCGGGCGCACCTGGCGGCGGTCAGCTGGCGGGTGCTGCTGCCGGTGGGCCTGGGAATGGTCGCAGCAGTGGTCCTGGTCGCCGGCCCGATGTCAGACGCCGTCGAGCAGCACCCGGAGCAGATGCGTGGGCTCTTCCTGGGTATGGTCCTGGCCTCGGTGGTCGTACCGGTACGAATGGTCGTGCAGGCACCGGAGAGGTCCCCCCTGGCCGCAGGGTCCCCGGTACGCCGCTCACCGTGGCTGCGGCTGCTAGCGGGTGCCGCCGCAGCGGTGGTGACATGGCTGCTGGTCTCCATGAGCCCCGCCCAGGCCCAGCCCAGCCCACCGGTCATCGTCCTGGCAGCCGCTGTCGCCGTCTCGGCGCTGGTGCTTCCCGGGCTCTCCGGGTCCTTCCTGCTGCTCACCGTGGGCTTGTACCAGCCCACGCTGCGCGCCGTCGCAGACCGCGACCTGGGCTACCTGGCCCTGTTCGCCGTCGGCGCGGCCCTGGGGCTGGCCCTGGTGGTCAAGGTCCTCCAGTGGCTGCTCACCTACCACCAGACGATGACCCTGTCGGCACTGGCAGGCCTCATGGTCGGCGGCACCAGGGCGCTGTGGCCGTGGCGTGACGAGGCCAACCACCTGCTGGCCCCCGGCGACGACGCCACGTCGGTGCTCCTCCTGGGGGCTGCCGGGTTCGCCGTGGTCACGCTGGTGGTCGTGGCCGACGGTCTCGTAGCCCGCCGCGCTGCGCGGGAGCAAGCGGCACGTCTGGCTGCAGGAGGCTGAGCCCTGGCGGCAGAGGACTCACACCTGCCAGCAGAAGGCCGAGGGGCACCATGAGCCATCACCACCACCGGCTTGGCTAGCATACCTGGCATGCCACCCACGGATGAGACTGCCGGGTCGTCGGATGCGGCCCACGAGGCAGCGCTCAGCGAGATCGAGCGCCGCTGGGGCACAGCCTGCGCGGCGCACGCCCGTTCCCGGGTGACCGCCCTCCTGACTCTTGCCGAAGCTGCCGACAGGGCGCCCGACGCTAGCTCCCAGCGTGCGCTGCTTGAGGACGTGACCACCCAGCTGCGTGCCTTGGGCAGCCAGGAGCAGTACCACCCGCTCATGACGGACGACCAGGTCGTCTCCACCCTGGTTGACGCCATCCGGCTCGCCGTCTGGCTGGGCGTGCCTGAGACCGGCCTGAGGCTCGCCGAGCCCGTCACGGTGCTCTCACGCATGCTGGGGCACGACCACCCCCACACCCTCACCGCCCGTTTCGCCCTGGCCAGCGCCTACCGAGCCGCAGGGGACGTGCAGCAGGCGGTCACCCTGGGCGAGCAGGTGGTGGAGGGCACCGTGGCCCTGCTGGGGCCGGACCACCCTCGCACCCTCACCGCGCGCTCATCCCTGGCCAGCGCCTACCGGGCCGCAGGCCAGGTGGAGCAGGCGGTCCGGGTGCACAAGGAGCTGGCTGCCGACGCGGCCCGGGTGCTGGGAGCGGAGCACCCCGACGCGCTGTCCGCGCGCAACAACCTGGCCCAGGCCTATGAGTCGTGCGGCCACCGGCACCGGGCGCTCGCCCTGTATGACGACCTGGTCCATGACGCTGAACGAGCGCTGGGACCGCAGCACCCCTACCTGGCCGTCTTCGTCCGCAACCGGGAGCGTGCCAGGAACCGTGGCAGCAGGGAGGACGGAGACAAGGAGACGAGCACAGAAGTGGGTAGAGACGCCTAGATGGCGGCGTGGGAGAGCCTTCCGCCGCTCTTGGCAACCACT
Protein-coding sequences here:
- a CDS encoding riboflavin synthase, with amino-acid sequence MFTGIVTGQGTVLDLVPDHAPGVTRLVIDTHGLAADLEAGGSLAVNGACLTALVDADQVPPTGRADVFCADLVEETLVRTTLGTLRPGDAVNLERCLPAGARLDGHVVQGHVDATGAVAEVVPQGAWTRLRVSMPARIEDQVAEKGAVAVDGVSLTVTAVSPAGAQQPWFEVGLVPATLEATRLGSLQAGDRVNIETDVLAKYLQRMLQVQGEQQ
- the ribD gene encoding bifunctional diaminohydroxyphosphoribosylaminopyrimidine deaminase/5-amino-6-(5-phosphoribosylamino)uracil reductase RibD, which translates into the protein MDVPMTSSSSQAAWTPAEEEAMRAALDAARSGQRGANPLVGAAVLDEGRVTAVGWHRGAGAPHAEIEVLARARRAGTDLSRATVVVTLEPCHHHGRTGPCTQALLEAGVPRVVFAAEDPSPQARGGAQALRRCGVRVVGGLLAREAASLNHRWLRAVAQDRPFVTAKIAQTLDGRTAATDATSQWITGTQARAHAHLLRSRCDAVLVGTGTLLADDPRLSARDPQGRDLPDQPLRVVMGATEVPPDAALRSGRWCHLRTRDPHEALAYLAGQGVHHLLVEGGARVTTAFLAQDLVDSLVVYQAPLLLGAGKAAVADLGVTTLTQARRLEPDRDPVRLGDDVLLELSPVERVPPAPAAPSVPA
- a CDS encoding DUF417 family protein, encoding MTTSTAAGPSLIDSAARRFASLERLSVTLLRVGVVIVFVWIGGLKWFRYEADGIIPFIANSPFMRWMIGDPEGYKPHMNAEGVLNEANRAWHEANSTYPVSVFIGVTIVAIGLLVAAHWVRPELGMLGALGVIGFSVITLSFIVTTPETWVSAPAEGLADSDLGFPYLSGRGRLVIKDCIQMGAGFVLLVDSARMTLRRRGARGGQDLEQERAEAV
- a CDS encoding DUF368 domain-containing protein; the encoded protein is MPSHPPSHAAAPAPPAGPVPQRPTSLVGNLLRGALIGTAETVPGVSGGTVALVVGIYSELIGSASKLVSALRVLVTGPQRSARARAHLAAVSWRVLLPVGLGMVAAVVLVAGPMSDAVEQHPEQMRGLFLGMVLASVVVPVRMVVQAPERSPLAAGSPVRRSPWLRLLAGAAAAVVTWLLVSMSPAQAQPSPPVIVLAAAVAVSALVLPGLSGSFLLLTVGLYQPTLRAVADRDLGYLALFAVGAALGLALVVKVLQWLLTYHQTMTLSALAGLMVGGTRALWPWRDEANHLLAPGDDATSVLLLGAAGFAVVTLVVVADGLVARRAAREQAARLAAGG
- a CDS encoding tetratricopeptide repeat protein, coding for MPPTDETAGSSDAAHEAALSEIERRWGTACAAHARSRVTALLTLAEAADRAPDASSQRALLEDVTTQLRALGSQEQYHPLMTDDQVVSTLVDAIRLAVWLGVPETGLRLAEPVTVLSRMLGHDHPHTLTARFALASAYRAAGDVQQAVTLGEQVVEGTVALLGPDHPRTLTARSSLASAYRAAGQVEQAVRVHKELAADAARVLGAEHPDALSARNNLAQAYESCGHRHRALALYDDLVHDAERALGPQHPYLAVFVRNRERARNRGSREDGDKETSTEVGRDA